The segment CATCGAGCCGATCCTGCTGATCGTCGTCGCGACCTTCGTGCTGTTCCTAGCCTTAGCGGTCTTCATGCCCCTGTGGGATATGGTTGGACTGATCCGCAAGTAACAGGCCGGCAGAAGGGAGGAAATGGTCCGGAAATTGCATGCTATAAGATGGTACTCTAAGTGCTATAAGTGTGCGCAAAATAACATCAAAAACAAGGGAGGAAGGTACATGTTTGCACCCCTCAAAAACCAGAAAGGCTTCACCCTGATCGAACTGGTGATCGTCATCATCCTGATCGGCGTCCTGGCCGCCGTCGCGGTCCCGCGATACGTCGATTTGCGGGAGAACGCGGTCATGGCCAGTGCCCAGGCGACCCTCGATGGCGGCAGGGCCGGGATCATGCTGGACTTCAGTGACAAGATCCTGAACACCGGGGTCTATGCCGACATCTTCACCGCTAGCCCGGCGGACGCCGCGATATCAAACGCCAGCGACCTAGCCACCCTGGAAGGTTTTCTGCAGTCGACGCCCAGTTATCCCCCGAACGGCAAGTACAACGATGTGGCTGGCAAGGGGTTCCGGTGGTGGGTGCTGACCGACGCAAATCCTGGTGGTAAACTCGCGCCGCCGGTAATGGATGGCATTATCGACGTCACCTGCGATGCCGCGGATGCCGACGCTGGGGCCAATGACGATTGCTTTGTGAGCAAGCTGTAGCGTCGAGACAGATTAGCACCTACAAGAAAA is part of the Candidatus Methylomirabilota bacterium genome and harbors:
- a CDS encoding prepilin-type N-terminal cleavage/methylation domain-containing protein, producing MFAPLKNQKGFTLIELVIVIILIGVLAAVAVPRYVDLRENAVMASAQATLDGGRAGIMLDFSDKILNTGVYADIFTASPADAAISNASDLATLEGFLQSTPSYPPNGKYNDVAGKGFRWWVLTDANPGGKLAPPVMDGIIDVTCDAADADAGANDDCFVSKL